A single Argentina anserina chromosome 7, drPotAnse1.1, whole genome shotgun sequence DNA region contains:
- the LOC126802113 gene encoding AAA-ATPase At2g46620-like, with translation MVRFISIVYFLLFMIPLFYVLKFLSRTSLLHMVVKSWQSLIDRFHVYQFYKVPQFNQNFQENQLYRKISLYLNSLPNIEDSDFTNLFSGSKSNDIFFQHDNNHSVRDIFLSAKVSWTNEKSDVDGIRSYVLRIKKTDKRRVFRQYFQHILTVSDEIGQRNKEIKLYMNLATENERWRSVPFTHPATLDTVVMDTELKNKVRSDLETFLKSKQYYHRLGRVWKRSFLLYGQSGTGKTSFIAAMARFLSYDVYDIDMSKVANDSDLKMLLLQTSPKSLIAVEDLDRFLMEKTTKPTAVSLSGLLNFMDGIVSSCGEERVLVFTMNGKEHVDQLVMRPGRVDVHIHFPLCDFSAFKSLANTYLGVKEHKLFPQVEEMFQSGGSLSPAEIGEIMISNRSSPTRALKSVISALQTDVDNKTTVKVAQALTNSGSGRSVGGDESGEPGTVFCRESVHTVREFRKLYGLLRLGSRRKEEPPVPLDRSSSEKEGSRHERMIV, from the coding sequence ATGGTCCGGTTCATTAGTATTGTCTACTTCCTCCTCTTCATGATACCTCTGTTCTATGTTCTTAAGTTCTTGTCCAGAACATCTTTGCTTCACATGGTCGTCAAGTCATGGCAATCCTTAATCGACAGGTTTCATGTTTATCAGTTCTACAAGGTGCCTCAGTTCAACCAGAACTTCCAAGAGAACCAACTTTACCGGAAAATCTCTCTCTACCTTAACTCCCTTCCCAATATTGAAGACTCCGACTTCACCAACCTCTTCTCTGGCTCCAAATCCAACGACATCTTCTTCCAACACGACAACAACCACTCCGTACGCGACATCTTCCTCAGCGCCAAGGTTTCCTGGACCAACGAGAAATCTGATGTCGATGGAATCCGGTCCTACGTTTTGAGAATCAAGAAGACAGACAAGAGACGGGTTTTCCGGCAGTACTTTCAGCACATACTGACAGTGTCCGATGAGATTGGGCAGCGTAACAAGGAGATCAAGCTGTACATGAATCTCGCCACCGAAAACGAAAGGTGGAGATCAGTCCCCTTCACCCACCCGGCAACCTTGGACACGGTCGTCATGGACACGGAGCTCAAGAACAAGGTCCGGTCTGATCTAGAAACATTCTTAAAATCCAAGCAATATTACCACAGACTCGGTCGTGTCTGGAAGCGAAGCTTTCTACTCTACGGTCAGTCCGGGACCGGAAAAACCAGTTTCATCGCCGCCATGGCTAGATTCTTATCGTACGACGTGTATGACATCGACATGTCCAAAGTTGCCAATGATTCCGACCTGAAAATGCTCCTGTTACAAACCTCGCCAAAGTCGTTGATTGCTGTCGAAGATCTCGACCGTTTTTTGATGGAGAAAACGACAAAACCAACGGCGGTGAGCCTCTCGGGGCTGCTGAACTTCATGGACGGAATAGTCTCCAGTTGCGGCGAGGAGAGAGTATTGGTTTTCACCATGAACGGAAAAGAACACGTGGACCAACTAGTCATGCGGCCGGGCCGGGTCGACGTCCATATCCATTTCCCGCTCTGCGATTTCTCGGCGTTCAAAAGCTTGGCCAACACGTATTTAGGGGTGAAAGAGCACAAGCTGTTTCCTCAGGTAGAGGAGATGTTTCAGAGCGGCGGGAGTTTAAGTCCGGCGGAGATCGGAGAGATCATGATATCCAACCGGAGCTCGCCGACCCGGGCGTTGAAGTCGGTGATATCGGCGTTGCAGACGGATGTGGATAACAAGACGACGGTGAAGGTGGCACAGGCGTTGACGAATAGCGGGTCGGGTCGGTCGGTTGGTGGGGACGAGTCGGGTGAGCCCGGGACGGTGTTTTGTAGGGAGAGTGTTCATACGGTGAGAGAATTTAGGAAGTTGTATGGGCTTTTGAGATTGGGGAGTAGGAGAAAGGAGGAGCCGCCGGTGCCGTTGGATAGAAGTTCGTCGGAGAAAGAAGGATCACGGCATGAAAGAATGATcgtgtaa
- the LOC126802116 gene encoding uncharacterized protein LOC126802116, whose amino-acid sequence MGSQRETKLLQELMLYAASAALSYLAIVVGLRHLDPNREASKKAMEHKKEIAKRLGRPLIQTNPYEDVIACDVINPDNIDVEFNSIGGLEDIKQALFELVILPLKRPDLFNHGKLLGPQKGVLLYGPPGTGKTMLAKAIAKESGAVFINVRISNLMSKWFGDAQKLVSAVFSLAHKLQPAIIFIDEVDSFLGQRRTTEHEAMTNMKTEFMALWDGFTTDQHARVMVLAATNRPSELDEAILRRLPQAFEIGMPSQTDRAEILKVILKGEKVDDNIDYNCLAALAEGYSGSDLLELCKKAAYFPIRDLLDEEKRGKKASAPRLLTQEDLENVLATSRHTKVAANDYYTGLNSSSPRFSRNRDTVEIPGQAAIKELARLVVSQILNIQTDPQDP is encoded by the exons ATGGGGTCGCAGAGAGAAACCAAGCTCCTTCAGGAGCTCATGCTCTACGCCGCGAGCGCCGCCTTGAGCTACTTGGCTATCGTCGTGGGGCTCCGACACCTCGACCCGAACCGCGAGGCCTCCAAGAAGGCCATGGAGCACAAGAAGGAAATTGCTAAGCGGCTCGGTCGTCCTCTCATTCAGACCAATCCTTATGAG GATGTCATAGCTTGTGATGTTATAAACCCTGACAACATTGATGTGGAGTTTAACTCTATTGGAGGGCTGGAGGATATAAAGCAAGCCTTATTTGAGCTGGTGATTCTTCCACTGAAGAGGCCGGACCTCTTTAATCATGGGAAACTCCTTGGTCCACAGAAGGGAGTCTTGTTGTACGGACCACCAGGGACTGGGAAGACTATGCTGGCTAAAGCTATTGCGAAGGAGTCTGGAGCTGTCTTCATCAATGTTAGGATATCTAATCTGATGAGCAAATGGTTTGGCGATGCACAGAAGCTTG TTTCCGCTGTGTTTAGCTTGGCTCATAAACTTCAGCCTGCTATCATATTCATCGACGAGGTTGATAGTTTCTTGGGACAGCGCCGTACAACAGAGCATGAAGCAATGACAAACATGAAAACTGAGTTCATGGCTTTGTGGGATGGGTTCACTACGGACC AGCATGCTCGGGTTATGGTTCTTGCTGCTACCAATCGTCCATCAGAGCTTGATGAAGCAATACTTAGGCGTCTTCCTCAGGCCTTTGAGATTGGGATGCCCAGTCAAACTGATAGAGCTGAGATACTAAAAGTAATCTTGAAGGGTGAGAAAGTTGATGATAACATTGATTATAACTGTCTAGCTGCCTTGGCTGAGGGTTATTCTGGTTCAGATCTACTTGAACTATGCAAGAAAGCAGCCTATTTCCCAATAAGAGATTTATTAGATGAAGAAAAGAGAGGGAAAAAAGCTTCG GCACCCAGGCTATTAACACAGGAGGACTTGGAGAATGTTCTTGCAACTTCTAGGCATACAAAGGTTGCTGCAAATGACTACTATACGGGATTGAACTCATCATCACCAAGATTCTCAAGGAACAGGGATACTGTTGAAATTCCAGGTCAAGCTGCAATTAAGGAGCTCGCTAGGCTTGTGGTTTCCCAAATTTTGAATATTCAAACTGATCCCCAAGACCCATGA
- the LOC126802110 gene encoding metal-nicotianamine transporter YSL3 codes for MGNTSKDETMEIENSERENVEHNGAVESVEVNRIPPWKTQITIRGLVASVVIGIMYSVIVQKLNLTTGLIPNLNVSAALLAFVFVQTWTKLLSKAGIVSKPFTRQENTVIQTCAVACYSIAVGGGFGSYLLGLNRKTYELAGVDTEGNTPGSTKEPNIVWMTGFLFVTSFVGLLALVPLRKIMIIDYKLAYPSGTATAVLINGFHTPKGDKMAKKQVHGFMKYFSFSFLWAAFQWFYAGGDQCGFAQFPTFGLKAWKNTFYFDFSMTYIGAGMICSHLVNLSLLFGAVVSWGLMWPLIKGLKGEWFPATVSESSMKSVNGYKVFISIALILGDGLYNFLKILYFTGSSIYTKLNRKDLAVADVSIDPNQPLDDRQRNEVFIRDKIPIWVACVGYTLFSIVSIIIVPLMFPQLKWYYVVVAYILAPSLSFCNAYGAGLTDMNMAYNYGKVALFVLAAVAGKPDGVVAGLVGCGLIKSIVSISSDLMHDLKTGHLTLTSPRSMIISQAIGTAIGCVVAPLTFFLFYKAFDVGNPNGEYKAPYAIVYRNMAILGVQGFSALPQHCLQLCYGFFGFAIAANLLRDLGPKSVGKYVPLPMAMAVPFLVGAYFAIDMCMGSLIVFVWHKLKHNNANLMVPAVASGLICGDGLWILPSSILALAKVRPPICMNFLAS; via the exons ATGGGGAATACAAGCAAGGATGAAACCATGGAGATTGAGAATTCCGAGAGGGAAAATGTGGAGCATAATGGAGCTGTTGAATCAGTGGAGGTGAACAGAATCCCTCCATGGAAGACACAAATCACAATCCGGGGACTTGTGGCGAGTGTGGTTATTGGGATCATGTACAGTGTTATTGTGCAGAAGCTGAACCTCACTACTGGTTTGATTCCCAATCTCAATGTGTCAGCTGCTCTCCTGGCCTTTGTGTTTGTGCAGACTTGGACTAAGCTGCTCTCAAAGGCTGGGATTGTGTCGAAACCGTTCACGAGGCAAGAGAATACCGTGATTCAGACTTGTGCTGTCGCTTGTTATAGCATTGCTGTTGGAG GAGGGTTTGGATCTTACCTGTTGGGTTTGAACAGGAAGACTTATGAACTAGCAGGAGTTGATACTGAAGGGAATACTCCAGGGAGCACCAAGGAGCCTAATATTGTTTGGATGACTGGTTTTCTCTTCGTTACTTCCTTTGTTGGTCTTTTGGCTTTGGTTCCTCTTAGAAAG ATTATGATAATAGACTATAAACTAGCCTACCCAAGTGGAACCGCTACTGCTGTTCTTATAAACGGATTCCATACTCCAAAAGGAGACAAAATGGCCAA AAAGCAGGTTCATGGGTTTATGAAGTACTTCTCATTTAGTTTCCTGTGGGCTGCCTTTCAGTGGTTTTATGCCGGTGGGGATCAATGTGGGTTTGCTCAGTTTCCAACATTTGGATTGAAAGCTTGGAAAAATAC ATTCTACTTTGATTTCAGTATGACATACATCGGAGCAGGAATGATCTGTTCCCATCTTGTGAACTTATCCTTGCTTTTTGGGGCTGTTGTCTCTTGGGGATTAATGTGGCCCTTAATAAAGGGCCTTAAAGGAGAATGGTTTCCTGCAACTGTATCAGAAAGTAGTATGAAGAGCGTAAATGGATACAAG GTTTTTATTTCCATTGCCCTGATACTAGGAGATGGGCTGTACAATTTTCTCAAGATTCTTTACTTTACTGGCTCAAGTATCTACACCAAACTGAACAGGAAGGACCTCGCTGTAG CTGATGTTTCGATTGACCCAAATCAGCCTCTTGATGATCGCCAACGAAATGAGGTCTTCATAAGAGATAAGATTCCTATTTGGGTAGCATGCGTAGGGTACACACTGTTCTCCATTGTCTCCATCATTATTGTCCCTCTCATGTTTCCTCAGCTGAAATGGTATTATGTAGTCGTTGCCTACATTCTTGCACCATCTCTAAGCTTCTGCAATGCCTACGGTGCGGGTTTAACAGACATGAACATGGCCTACAACTATGGGAAAGTAGCTCTTTTTGTGCTAGCTGCTGTGGCTGGGAAACCTGATGGCGTTGTTGCAGGACTCGTTGGTTGTGGTTTAATCAAGTCCATAGTTTCAATCTCCTCTGACCTTATGCATGATTTGAAGACGGGGCATCTAACTCTCACATCTCCTCGATCAATGATTATTAGTCAGGCTATTGGGACAGCTATTGGCTGTGTGGTAGCTCCTCTGACATTCTTTCTCTTCTACAAGGCTTTTGATGTTGGTAACCCAAATGGTGAATACAAAGCCCCTTATGCCATCGTTTATCGGAACATGGCAATTCTTGGGGTGCAAGGCTTCTCTGCCCTTCCCCAACATTGCTTGCAACTATGTTATGGTTTTTTCGGCTTTGCCATAGCAGCCAATTTGCTGAGAGATCTTGGTCCCAAGAGTGTTGGCAAGTATGTCCCCCTTCCGATGGCTATGGCTGTTCCATTCTTGGTTGGAGCTTACTTTGCGATTGACATGTGCATGGGGAGTTTGATCGTGTTTGTGTGGCACAAACTGAAACATAATAATGCCAATCTGATGGTTCCTGCAGTTGCTTCTGGTTTGATCTGTGGAGATGGATTGTGGATTCTCCCTTCTTCGATTCTTGCATTGGCCAAGGTTCGCCCTCCTATCTGTATGAACTTCTTGGCAAGTTAA
- the LOC126802125 gene encoding cytochrome b5, which produces MASDPKLHVFEEVAKHNKTKDCWLIISGKVYNVTPFMDDHPGGDEVLLSSTGKDATNDFEDVGHSDDAREMMDKYYIGEIDASTVPLKRTYIPPPQTQYNPDKKSEFVIKILQFLVPLLILGLAFAVRHFTKKE; this is translated from the exons ATGGCTTCAGATCCGAAGCTTCATGTTTTTGAAGAGGTTGCCAAGCACAACAAGACCAAAGACTGCTGGCTTATTATTTCTGGGAAG GTGTACAATGTAACCCCTTTCATGGATGATCATCCCGGAGGAGATGAAGTTCTGCTATCTTCAACAG GGAAAGACGCAACAAATGATTTTGAAGATGTTGGTCACAGTGATGATGCCAGAGAGATGATGGACAAGTACTACATTGGCGAGATCGATGCATCAACTGTCCCATTAAAACGGACTTACATTCCACCACCTCAGACTCAATACAATCCGGATAAGAAATCCGAGTTTGTGATCAAAATTTTACAGTTCCTGGTGCCCTTGTTAATCTTGGGTTTAGCCTTTGCTGTCCGCCACTTTACCAAGAAAGAGTAG